A segment of the Acidimicrobiales bacterium genome:
CCCGGCCCGGCGGCCTCGCGCGCCCGTCGCAGCCCGGGGTGGAACAGGGTGAAGAGCGCGAGCGCGAGCGCGGCGATGCCGAACGGCACGAGGGCGTCGCCCTCACGCGCGTACGTGGGATAGAGCACGAAGCCCGACAGGATCGCGGTCCAGGCCCACAGGATCAGCACGCTGCGCCGATGGCCGTGGCCCAGGCGCATCAGCCGGTGGTGCAGGTGGTCCTTGTCGGCCACCGCGACGCCCGTGCGGCGGGTGGCGCGCCGCACGATGGCGAAGACCGTGTCGATGATGGGCACGCCCAGCACGACGAGGGGGATGAACAGCGGGGCGAAGAAGAAGTACGTCTGGCCGCTGAAGGGCTCGGCCGTGCGCCCGCCCACCACCATCGTCGACGCCGCGAGCAGCAGGCCGAGCATCAGCGCCCCGCTGTCGCCCATGAAGATGCGCGCCGGGTGGAAGTTGTGGGGCAGGAACCCGAGGCAGAGACCGAGGACGATGATGGCGAGGAGGGGGCTGATCGAGCCCGGCTCGAGCAGGCCGACGTCGGACAGGCGCTGGCCGTAGAGGAAGAACGCGCCGGCCGCGATGGCCACGATGCCGGCGGCCAGGCCGTCGAGCCCGTCGATCAGGTTGACGGCGTTGGCCATGCCGACCACCCACACCACGCCGACCAGGAACGCCATGTCGGGCGACAGCACGATCAGCTCGGCGAACGGGATGCGGAAGTAGAACATCGTCACCCCGAGGAGCTGCATCAGCGACGCCGCCAGCACCATGCCCGAGAGCTTGGCCGGCGCCGACCACTCCCGGAGATCGTCGAGGAGACCCACCCCGAACATCACCGAGGCCCCGACGACCACCCCGAGCGGCTCGGAGGACCCCGCGAACACGTCGCGCAGGCCGCCCATCCGCCAGGCCACGGCCATGGCGAGCAGGAAGGCGACGAACATCGCGACGCCGCCCAGCTCCGGGGTGGG
Coding sequences within it:
- a CDS encoding undecaprenyl/decaprenyl-phosphate alpha-N-acetylglucosaminyl 1-phosphate transferase translates to MGDYLVVFLVAAGATFTITPVVRRIAIRWGVVVAPDARRVHERPTPELGGVAMFVAFLLAMAVAWRMGGLRDVFAGSSEPLGVVVGASVMFGVGLLDDLREWSAPAKLSGMVLAASLMQLLGVTMFYFRIPFAELIVLSPDMAFLVGVVWVVGMANAVNLIDGLDGLAAGIVAIAAGAFFLYGQRLSDVGLLEPGSISPLLAIIVLGLCLGFLPHNFHPARIFMGDSGALMLGLLLAASTMVVGGRTAEPFSGQTYFFFAPLFIPLVVLGVPIIDTVFAIVRRATRRTGVAVADKDHLHHRLMRLGHGHRRSVLILWAWTAILSGFVLYPTYAREGDALVPFGIAALALALFTLFHPGLRRAREAAGPGGGPGPGGPADPARELAAPQVDP